atttaaaaaaaactttatttaattttttcttatAATAAAGTAAGAATTtggttttatatttattttaataactacaaaaaacgtgtatcttttattttgtctaaaaataaacaaaacaagaattgAACTAATTATTTAATCAcattataaatataataaacatgcattttcaagtatttttctAATAATGAAGTAAGAATTTAGCTTAATATtcaaataatgaattaaaaaaatcttatttctgAGTACAATAAATGCTAAGAAATGTATTTAGTGTGTATCATTGAAtttcatatttaattatttcaactaaaatgcaaataattgCATGTGGCGTTATTATAATAAGCAAAGTAATCATTGTACTTGTacttaatataataataataaatagaagTATTTTCCTTAGTTAATATACTACTCATGTATTTTATCTGAGCTTCATTCTTCACTCAGGTTATTTACAGTCTGTGTCAGCTGAATGGGATAAGTTTTTTTTCAACGCTGCAACAAGAGAACAGAAATGAGAGTCAGCCCTCATGGAGCTCCACCCCTGACAcgactcttctttttttttcctcctgacaCAACAGGAAACAGCAAGACAGTTTGCTGTTATTCTGCGTCACAGAGAAGAGACACGTACCTGTTTTAACTTTTAACTTCCAGATTTTCCTTGGAAGCAGGAAGACAACAGCAGcactgggaacactgggaatGCTTCTGGTAATGtactctgtctgctgctgttagTTCATACCAGGAGACAGGAATAACTACAAAAGTGAAAGTAACTCTGCACTGACGCCATGGCTTCTAGATCAGTGGAAAATCTTACCTGTCCTGTCTGCCAGAACATTTCTAAAGATCCGTTTAGACTGTCGTGTAACCACAGCTTCTGCAAAGACTGTTTGCGCAGCTACTGGGCAGAGAAAAACGATCGAGTCTGTCCAGTCTGTAAGAGGAAATCTTCGAAAGAACTTGCTGTTCACTTTTCGTCCGAGAAGAGCCAGCAGAGCAAAGATCCAATCTGCAATCTGCACTCTGAGAAATTTAGCTTCTTTTGTGAGGACGACCAGCAGCTTTTATGCAGCGTCTGCAGAGATGCAGGAACACACCAGGACCACACGGTCAAAGCGACTGCCGAGGCCGCTCAGGAACACAAGAAAACACTCAAGACTTCCCTGAAACCGCTGCAAACCAAACTGAGGCTGGTCCATCGGGTGAAGGGAAGCTGCCACCAAACAGCTGAGCACATCAAAGTTCAGGCTGAAGAAACTGTGAGGAGGATCAGGGAGGAGTTCAGGAGGCTTCACCAGTtcctggaggaggaagaggaggacaggtTGGCTTCActgagggaggaggaagagcagaaGAGTCGGAGGATGGAGCAGCAGATCGAGGCTTTGAGTAAAGAGATATCGGCTCTTTCAGAAACCGTCAGAGCCACGGAGAAGCAACTGAGagctccagatgtttccttcctGGACAGCTTCAAGGCTGCAGCCGAGAGAGTCCAGCAGCAACATCTGCCCGACGATCCTCAACTGTCGTGTGGAGCTCTGATCGATGTGGCCAAACATCTGGGCAACCTGAGCTTCAATGTGTGGACCCAGATGAAGGAGATGGTCTCCTACAGTCCAGTGATTCTGGATCCAAACACCGCTCACCCAGACCTCATCTTGACTGAAGATCTCACCGGTTTGAGGAAGGTGGGGGAGAAGCAGGAGCTTCCTGACAACCCAGAGAGGATCGACCACTTCTTCTCCGTTGTCGGCTCTGAGAGCTTTGACTCAGGGTCTCACAGCTGGGAAGTGGAGGTTGGAGATAACTCAGCCTTCGTTCTGGGCGTTTTGACGGACTCCAATCAGCGGAAGGGGGTCATCTGGCCCGCACTGTGGAGGCTGATGTTCTGCGGAGGTGAATATAAAACACTGTCGCCGCTCGACACTGGATCTGACGTGAAGGTGACGACAAACCCAGAGAAGATCCGAGTTGAGCTGGACTGGGACGAAGGACGGCTGTCGTTTTTCAACTCGGACACCAACgaacacattcacaccttcaCAACCACTTTCAAAGACAAGCTGTTTCCATACATCAGCAGCTGGAGTCACGTCCCGATAAAGATCGCAGCGCTGAACGTTTCTGTAACAACAGAACCATGTGGTTAGAGCAGCTACTGCAGAAATCAGAAAGTAAATCAGAAAACCTTTGTTGTCTGTGCTTGTGAGAAGTTTTCCCGTTCATTGTGTATCGATTTTGAATCGTGgtcactttaatttgttttttttaagggtTCTTCAAAGTCTCACAGTTATCAGGGGAAATCATATCTGTCTTAGTGGCCTCCATGATTCGTCACTTTTTTTGCACGGTTGCTAAGTTTTTAAGCCTGCTACAAGTATTTGTTTGTGCcttaaaagatgctaaaaccaCACCTTCAAGCTAAAAGTCACTATAAGCCTTTATACAGTTATTTGCTCTATTGCAGTATATGTAGTATACAGTATGTGTCTaatctcagattttgttcatgtaaacatgtttttctaaAGCTGTCAGATGCTGTAAACATCAAACAGGAAGTGTAAATGAACTTAGCATTAATATGGAATTTCTCAAAGTTAATTTAACTCTTAAGCTTCTACTTTTTGTTTATCTTGCTTGTATCTCTTATGAATAAATACACAGCATATTGTATATAAATTTACATAAACAAGGGAACCCCTTAAGCCGCATGGGCCCGTATTCGGGCCCAAAATGGCCTGCTGAAGTTTAACAGCAAAagcatttttcactgcaaacgcgatgatagaaacactatacatccatgTGTAACCGGTGGGTTGGGTCTGCCCACCACTGGGGGTCGCTGTGTCCATCTCCACACGTTGGCACCTCTCGGTGCCTTACCTGCAGCCTCACACCTGTAATGTGTTTCCTAATCAGGGAAAGGACAAACGCTCTGCTTAAGTATGGGCATGAGATAGACACCAGAATCATCTCTTGTTGCACTGGACTATTGCTTGCCAGATCACAGAAGCTGATCGTCTCCAGGGGTTGGTGTGTTG
This is a stretch of genomic DNA from Acanthochromis polyacanthus isolate Apoly-LR-REF ecotype Palm Island chromosome 1, KAUST_Apoly_ChrSc, whole genome shotgun sequence. It encodes these proteins:
- the LOC110947237 gene encoding zinc-binding protein A33-like, whose protein sequence is MASRSVENLTCPVCQNISKDPFRLSCNHSFCKDCLRSYWAEKNDRVCPVCKRKSSKELAVHFSSEKSQQSKDPICNLHSEKFSFFCEDDQQLLCSVCRDAGTHQDHTVKATAEAAQEHKKTLKTSLKPLQTKLRLVHRVKGSCHQTAEHIKVQAEETVRRIREEFRRLHQFLEEEEEDRLASLREEEEQKSRRMEQQIEALSKEISALSETVRATEKQLRAPDVSFLDSFKAAAERVQQQHLPDDPQLSCGALIDVAKHLGNLSFNVWTQMKEMVSYSPVILDPNTAHPDLILTEDLTGLRKVGEKQELPDNPERIDHFFSVVGSESFDSGSHSWEVEVGDNSAFVLGVLTDSNQRKGVIWPALWRLMFCGGEYKTLSPLDTGSDVKVTTNPEKIRVELDWDEGRLSFFNSDTNEHIHTFTTTFKDKLFPYISSWSHVPIKIAALNVSVTTEPCG